A single genomic interval of Labrus mixtus chromosome 6, fLabMix1.1, whole genome shotgun sequence harbors:
- the LOC132975689 gene encoding forkhead box protein G1-like yields MEDVKDPPTVHRSSSFSIKSLLLPSKCDRPDSVVAAAAAAVAGIPGMLSPSPGSDSDKSLDIPEVDSTAVSLDPVKPGKEEQGEEEEEGGGGGGGGDGTKATSEQNTNGNNGKNGKYDKPPFSYNALIMMAIRQSPEKRLTLNGIYEFIMKNFPYYREHKQGWQNSIRHNLSLNKCFVKVPRHYDDPGKGNYWMLDPSSDDVFIGGTTGKLRRRSATSRGKLAMKRGLRFAPLGLGINERANNPLYWQISPFLSLHHHHHHPHYNGSSPGFLNQAAGYGSLLPAVEQLSNGDLGRSILGGSAAGALGLSNSYGMNTSPVGLLSGQTAGYFVSGSQHAAVANQGPPGGGPPSHLQHSASGFGGLAPSSSPQSLLTDSLRNSSLPAFSPGVSAGFPGMLSHQKRVYPQTLS; encoded by the coding sequence ATGGAGGATGTTAAAGACCCACCGACCGTCCACCGGTCATCCTCCTTCAGCATCAAGAGCCTCCTGCTGCCTTCTAAGTGCGACAGACCGGACTCAGTCGTtgctgccgccgccgctgcGGTCGCCGGCATCCCCGGGATGCTCTCTCCTTCGCCGGGCTCCGACTCTGACAAGTCACTGGATATTCCGGAGGTGGACTCCACAGCGGTGTCTCTGGACCCGGTGAAACCCGgcaaggaggagcagggggaagaggaggaggagggtggagggggAGGCGGAGGAGGGGATGGCACCAAGGCAACATCAGAGCAGAATACTAACGGTAATAATGGTAAAAACGGGAAGTATGACAAGCCTCCGTTCAGCTACAACGCTCTTATCATGATGGCAATTCGGCAGAGCCCCGAAAAGCGGCTCACGCTAAACGGCATCTATGAGTTCATCATGAAAAACTTCCCGTACTACCGAGAGCACAAGCAGGGCTGGCAGAACTCCATCCGACACAACCTGAGTCTCAATAAGTGTTTCGTCAAGGTCCCTCGGCACTATGACGACCCGGGGAAGGGGAACTACTGGATGCTTGACCCGAGCAGTGATGACGTTTTCATTGGGGGGACTACCGGGAAACTCCGGCGGCGCTCAGCCACCTCCAGGGGCAAGCTGGCGATGAAGCGCGGACTGCGCTTCGCTCCTCTCGGTTTGGGGATTAACGAGCGGGCAAACAACCCGCTCTACTGGCagatttctccttttctctctcttcaccaccaccaccatcacccacACTACAACGGCTCCTCTCCCgggtttttgaaccaggctgcgGGCTACGGGTCACTTCTGCCCGCCGTGGAGCAGCTGAGTAACGGGGACCTGGGGCGCTCCATCCTCGGCGGATCTGCCGCCGGGGCGCTGGGCTTGTCGAACAGTTACGGTATGAACACGTCGCCAGTCGGGCTTCTCTCCGGACAGACTGCCGGGTATTTTGTCTCAGGAAGCCAACACGCTGCTGTAGCGAATCAGGGGCCACCGGGAGGGGGACCTCCGTCGCACCTTCAGCACAGCGCGTCGGGGTTCGGCGGCTTGGCGCCCAGCAGCTCTCCGCAATCCTTGCTAACAGACTCCCTTAGAAACAGCTCCTTACCGGCCTTCTCCCCGGGTGTGTCCGCGGGGTTTCCCGGGATGCTGTCCCATCAAAAGAGGGTATACCCCCAAACGCTTTCCTAA